Below is a window of Nicotiana tabacum cultivar K326 chromosome 19, ASM71507v2, whole genome shotgun sequence DNA.
agaaaataGAGCAACATCTGCCTATTGCGTGTTTCAAAAGAGTAATAATATAAAGTACTCATTCAGGGATAACAACAAAAAGAGATCATAAAGAAGCCATTCAATTGATATTAGGACGCCAAACTTGAATTCTtctttatttcaaaaaataaaacactgctaataaaaagaaaagaaaaaacgaaTTCTTTATTTCCTACATATTCCTTATGTCTTGGGATGATCCTAAAACCCAGAAATATTTAGCTACAATATCCACATCTCCGTATTATCTCTTCCACCGTTAAGTTTCTGTTCTGGAACTTTGTGCTTCCTCCTGGAAAACCTCTgtcaacttcttcttctttctggTATGCCATCATATCTAGTTTTTCTGTTTGCAGAAATACTTACATGGGGCTGCTGacatttttcatctttcttgatAGTACTCTCTCCCttccattttatattttttcgtTTAGTATATTTCAATAAGAATGAGTGTTTTAACTTCTATTTTGTTCCTAATGACATGTCGTCATAGCCATTACTGAACATGTTTAAGACCACTGAGTTCTAAACATATTTTTGGTATGTATGagaagtctttctttcttttgcaaattCTGTACTCTGTCAATCACCGCTATATAAAATGAAAGAGATGAATAATAGTTTCTGGGGAGATGCTCTGTTTTATTTGTTGATTTCCAATTCCTTGTTCCGGCCATATTAAGCATTTTTCTGTTTTTACCTCAGATATTTTGGCCTTTTCCTGTTCTAAATTTTGAACCTTTTTATTCGTCATCAGTCTTAGTTTGTTTGTCAATTATAGTGATTAGTCGTTTTAAAAGCTGTCTTTTGTTTTGGCTCTGCCTTTCAACTTTAAACAACTTTTGCAACTATGCATAATTTAATCTAACAAGTGTCTGCTACTACTTTATGATAGACGACGTTTGAGCTCTAGAAATGGAGAAAGAAAAGGTGAATACATATTCTCCAGATACAGTACTTGAGGACTTTTTAAGAACTGCAGAATCTGAATCAGACTCTTCAAATGCCAGCACTTCagaatttgatggcccgaaaattcaAAGATCTGCTTCTCGATGGACTGGTTTTCTCGAGCTATTTAGAAGTAAATCGAAAGGACACTTTGCCAAAGATCCTCTAATTAGTTCTCTCAAACTTTCCAAAAGATTCAGCAGAAGCATGAGAGAGACAAGTAGCAGCAGTGTCATGCCAAATCCCATTCTTGATAATGGTTTGAGCTATTTCAAACCTCAATGGAAACTTTTCACCCTCTCGGAGCTCCAAACTGCAACCAACAATTTTCACAAAGGTTGGTCATTTGCTTGAAATAACAAATTGTTAAGTTTTAGTCATGTTAGTAGGGTTACTTTAGGTCCATGTTTGTTAGGAGCTTTTAGGCTTGTTACTAGTTTATAATATAGAGAACTTTTAGTACTAGAGAAAGTAATTTTTGTAATATTGGATGAGGCAGCCTTGAATAGGCGACACTAGGATTCATATAGTGACATTATCTGTTAGTATTAAGTTTCAGTCATGTTAGTACGGTTGCTTTAGGTCCTATATTTGAGTTTTTAGGCTTGCTACAGATATATATGCTAGTAGAAAGTAACTAGTGCTAGAGAAACTAATTTTTGGAATGCTAGACTTAACTATTAGTATTAAGTTTCAGTCATGTTTGTACGGTTGCTTTTGGTCCGATATGTGCTAGGATTGTTTAGGCTTGCTAGAGAAATATATGCTAGTAGACAGTGACTAGCTAGAGAAACTAATTTTTTAATGTTTGGCTAGTAGTGTGTTTGGTCAGCTTATTTTTTTAGAAGTGTTTTtctttcaaaagtgtttttttcaaaagtattttttgatgAAAAACAGTTTatgtttggttaattaatttgaaaagacTTCTAAGcagcaatttgtgtttggccaagcttttaaaaaggtgtttctaaatatatttttctcaaaagtgcttctcaaaaaagtttTTCTgggaaaaagttatttttttctgATTCTCCTAAAAAtcacttttttccttctaaaagcttgaccaaacattTCTAACTTTgaaaaaagcactttttttaaaaaaaaaaaatgcttttcaacttggagaagtttgaccaaaGAGGCTATAAGCTTGTTTTGAggcaaaagtgctttttttttttgtccaAAGTGTTTTTTTCctaaaattaaggtgtttggccaaacttttggaagaaaaatgGTGCTTTTGAAGAGAAACAAAAGCATTTTTTGAGAAACAAAAAAAGGTAGCTTCTCTACAAAttcacttttgagaaaaatacacttagaaacactttttaaaagcttgacaAAACACCAATTGCtattcaaaagtacttttcaagcTAAGTatccaaacacaaactgtttctcaccaaaagtacttttttcgaaaagcacttttgagaaaagtaTTTCTTAatataagctgattttagaagttgggccaaacatgctataagaCGTGCGTAATTGGAACGACATGGATAGTGAGGATTGATATAGCCGACTCTAACTTGCATGGGATTGAGTCAAATATTTTTTGTTGCTGTTGTATAACTATTGTTAATTGAAAAAATCAACAACTTTTTAGTTTCTGATGATGAAAAACTTTGGCAATTTTTTGCTGTAGAAAATTTGATAGGAAAGGGTGGTTATGCTGAAGTTCATAAAGGGCGGTTGAGAAATGGCCAATATATAGCAGTTAAGCGGCTAATGAGGGGACAACAAGATGAGAGAATAGGGGACTTCTTATCTGAGCTTGGGATAATGGCACATATCAATCATCCAAACACTGCTAAATTGATTGGTTATGCTGTTGATGGTGGACTCTTTCTTGTTCTTGAGCTATCTCCTTATGGAAGCTTGGCCAATATGTTGCATGGTTAGTGTTTAATTTGTCCAACTTATTTTAACAAATCTCATGTATTGTGTCTAATTCTTTTACTCTTCTGTGTTTCTTTACTCTAATTCTACAATATTTCACAGCATCAAAGCAGAAACTAGAATGGAAAATCAGGTATAAAGTAGCCATAGGAATAGCTGAAGGGATACTATATCTTCATGAGGGTGGTCAAAGAAGGATTATCCACAGAGATATTAAAGCAGCAAATATATTGCTCACAAAGGACCTTGAGCCTCAGGTATTTTACTTACCTCTGAGATTTATATTTAACATTTTTCTCCTAATTGTCAAGTCCTCTACTAAAGTATACTCACTGGAAACAGAATCCTCTTTTTCTTACTTCCAACTTTCTTGATATTAATAAAACGTCAAATATCTGTTTTAAATTCAGATATGTGATTTTGGGCTTGCAAAATGGCTACCAGAACGATGGACTCACCTCACTGTATCGAAATTTGAAGGAACATTTGGGTACGTATAGTTTGTGGCCTTCCCTTACCTTCCTACTTGCGATATAATGCTTCTAATTTGTCTTCCCAAAGTGTTCTGATCAAACCTTGTGACTGCAGCTATCTTGCTCCAGAGTTCTTGATGCATGGCATAGTGGATGAAAAAACTGATGTTTTTGCATTCGGAGTGCTACTTTTGGAACTTATTACTGGACGTCGCGCCCTTGATTATTCACAGCAAAGCCTCGTCATATGGGTATGCCTCGTTTCTCCACCTATACTTTGCCCCTGCATACTATTTGTATGTTAAGTATACGTGCTGAACACTCCTTTTTGCTTATTCTAGGCTAAACCTCTGCTGAAGAAGAACAGAATTAGAGAGCTCGTCGATCCTTCACTTGCTGATGACTATAACTTACTACAGATTAACCTCATGGTCTTAGCTGCTTCTTTATGTGTGCAACAGTCTTCAATTAGACGACCTCGAATAAATCAGGCAAGTGCTGAAAGTCATTTGatcaatttcaaattttcaagTAGTCCCTGAGAGCATATATTAGTTTAAATCTTTGTTTATTATACATTTTCGCGCTGCATCAACTATTTCAATTCTATAACTAACATTCTTATGTAGCGCTTGATGAACTAAGATCTGAACTCTGGATTAATACAGATTTTGCTGCTTCTAAGAGGCAACAGTAAAAGCCTGGATTTAATCAGGAGATGTAGGAAACCTTCCCATTGGAAGAGGTATTATGAAGAACTCTTTAATGCAGAAGAAAGCAAAATGAGTAGAGGCTTAAGTGCTTTAAGTCTGCAGGAACAGATAGCATTGGAAGTCTGAGATAGTGAGATGGATTTGGCTTAAGGCTCAATATATTTGTTGAATCAAACAAGATCTTTTGGAAACGAAAGGTCAGATTCAGTTGATTTCTCCCTCGTGATTATGGTATTACATGAAGTTGCTGACTGCATCAAGGCTTATGTTGGTAACCAGACGCTAATTTAGGGCAAGTTGATTTGGATCGAACTGTGTATACATATGAAGAAGTATTTAAAATATGTATACGTACAATTAAGATCACACTCATTGTGAACTTGTTGACTCTGGTGGTACGTACGTCAATAAATGAAGGAGACGACGATACATGGAAAAACATTGTGTCATGGGTATGACTATATATACAAGATCTTCAATCTCCTCCACCCCGCTACAACTCCTAGGGTGTCAAAATCTATGGTCAATG
It encodes the following:
- the LOC107828911 gene encoding receptor-like cytosolic serine/threonine-protein kinase RBK2 isoform X2, whose product is MEKEKVNTYSPDTVLEDFLRTAESESDSSNASTSEFDGPKIQRSASRWTGFLELFRSKSKGHFAKDPLISSLKLSKRFSRSMRETSSSSVMPNPILDNGLSYFKPQWKLFTLSELQTATNNFHKENLIGKGGYAEVHKGRLRNGQYIAVKRLMRGQQDERIGDFLSELGIMAHINHPNTAKLIGYAVDGGLFLVLELSPYGSLANMLHASKQKLEWKIRYKVAIGIAEGILYLHEGGQRRIIHRDIKAANILLTKDLEPQICDFGLAKWLPERWTHLTVSKFEGTFGYLAPEFLMHGIVDEKTDVFAFGVLLLELITGRRALDYSQQSLVIWAKPLLKKNRIRELVDPSLADDYNLLQINLMVLAASLCVQQSSIRRPRINQILLLLRGNSKSLDLIRRCRKPSHWKRNR
- the LOC107828911 gene encoding receptor-like cytosolic serine/threonine-protein kinase RBK2 isoform X1, which translates into the protein MEKEKVNTYSPDTVLEDFLRTAESESDSSNASTSEFDGPKIQRSASRWTGFLELFRSKSKGHFAKDPLISSLKLSKRFSRSMRETSSSSVMPNPILDNGLSYFKPQWKLFTLSELQTATNNFHKENLIGKGGYAEVHKGRLRNGQYIAVKRLMRGQQDERIGDFLSELGIMAHINHPNTAKLIGYAVDGGLFLVLELSPYGSLANMLHASKQKLEWKIRYKVAIGIAEGILYLHEGGQRRIIHRDIKAANILLTKDLEPQICDFGLAKWLPERWTHLTVSKFEGTFGYLAPEFLMHGIVDEKTDVFAFGVLLLELITGRRALDYSQQSLVIWAKPLLKKNRIRELVDPSLADDYNLLQINLMVLAASLCVQQSSIRRPRINQILLLLRGNSKSLDLIRRCRKPSHWKRYYEELFNAEESKMSRGLSALSLQEQIALEV